The Streptomyces sp. NBC_00454 DNA segment CCTGGGGCCGGGGCTGAAGTACGGCGGGGACTGGACGGCCCGCGTCGACTTCATGAGCCTGGGACTCGCGCTGGTGCTCGGCACGGCGGGGCTGCCGCACATCCTGTCGCGCTTCTACACCGTGCCCACGGCGCGGGCGGCACGCCGGTCGGTGGTGTGGGCGATCGCGCTGATCGGCGGCTTCTACTTGATGACCATCGTGCTGGGCTTCGGGGCGGCGGCGCTGCTCGGGCCGGAGCAGGTCAAAGCCTCCAACGCTTCGGGGAACACGGCGGTTCCGCTGCTCGCGGCGTTCCTCGGGGGCGGCGCCGAGTCCACCGGGGGAGCGGTGCTGTTCGCGTTCGTGGCGGCCATTGCCTTCGCCACCATCCTGGCGGTGGTCGCGGGGATCACCCTGGCCTCGTCGGCCTCGGTCGCGCACGACCTGTACGCCTCGCTCAGGCGCCGCCACGCCCGCCAGCGCAGCGAGGTGGCGGTGGCCAGGGCGGCGGCCGTGGGGATCGGGGCGGTGGCCATCGCGCTGGGGCTCCTCGCGCAGGACCTGAACGTGGCGTTCCTGGTGGGACTGGCCTTCGCGGTGGCGGCCTCGGCGAACCTGCCGGTGCTGCTGTACTCGCTGTTCTGGCGCGATTTCACCACGCGGGGTGCCGTCTGGTCGGTGTACGGGGGCCTCGTCCCGGCGGTGCTGCTGGTGGTGCTCTCGCCCGTGGTCTCCGGCAGCCCGGAATCCCTGTTCCCGGGCGTCGACTTCCAGTACTTCCCGCTCCAGAATCCGGGCATCGTCTCCATCCCGCTGGGTTTCCTGGCGGGCTGGCTGGGCACGGTGACCTCCGCGGAGGAGGCGGACGAGCGGCTCCACGCGGAGACGGAGGTCAGGTCGCTGACGGGAGCCGGAGCGGTGTGAGGCCCGGCCGGGTCAGTGCGCGCCGCCGGGGTCGGCCGGGCGCCAGGCGTAGCGGTGTTCCGGGCGGCCGGTCTCGCCGTAG contains these protein-coding regions:
- a CDS encoding cation acetate symporter, which produces MTSEHQTLALILFSVFIAVTLGITTWVSRNRHGSAEEFYAGGRLFSPLENGFAIAGDYMSAASFLGISGLIALFGYDGLMYSVGFLVAWLVVLFLVAELVRNCGRFTLADVVAARMSERPVRIAAGTSSVVVSVLYLVAQMVGAGSLVGLLLADSGRAARTLTVIGVGALMVIYVSFGGMRATTWIQIVKAVLLMGGAITLTVMVLLRFHGNFDQLLGTAAERSGHGARFLGPGLKYGGDWTARVDFMSLGLALVLGTAGLPHILSRFYTVPTARAARRSVVWAIALIGGFYLMTIVLGFGAAALLGPEQVKASNASGNTAVPLLAAFLGGGAESTGGAVLFAFVAAIAFATILAVVAGITLASSASVAHDLYASLRRRHARQRSEVAVARAAAVGIGAVAIALGLLAQDLNVAFLVGLAFAVAASANLPVLLYSLFWRDFTTRGAVWSVYGGLVPAVLLVVLSPVVSGSPESLFPGVDFQYFPLQNPGIVSIPLGFLAGWLGTVTSAEEADERLHAETEVRSLTGAGAV